A stretch of the Kroppenstedtia eburnea genome encodes the following:
- a CDS encoding glycerol-3-phosphate responsive antiterminator, translating into MEFKEGIRRHPVIAAVRNEKELKRLENSRPQICFLLFGDINTLPSMVDQVRRMGKQVYLHLDLAQGFSNDRAALKFIHREIGPDGVVSTRTHLVRNAREEGLFVIQRLFIPDTMSVETGKHLLKQSKADAVEVMPGIVPAWVYDELRRKRELPIVAGGLLRQAGDVVQALQNGASAVSVSGGDLWNLDLQMNP; encoded by the coding sequence ATGGAATTTAAAGAGGGGATACGACGGCATCCGGTGATCGCCGCCGTCCGGAATGAAAAGGAATTGAAGCGGTTGGAGAATTCCAGGCCGCAAATCTGTTTCCTCCTGTTTGGCGATATCAACACGCTGCCTTCCATGGTGGATCAGGTGCGGAGGATGGGCAAGCAAGTCTACCTCCATCTCGATCTGGCGCAAGGGTTCAGCAACGACCGGGCTGCCCTGAAATTTATTCACAGGGAAATCGGGCCGGACGGGGTGGTCTCCACTCGGACCCATCTGGTCCGCAACGCCAGAGAAGAGGGATTGTTCGTGATCCAACGTCTCTTTATTCCGGATACGATGTCGGTGGAAACGGGAAAACATCTACTGAAGCAATCCAAAGCCGATGCGGTGGAAGTGATGCCGGGGATTGTCCCTGCCTGGGTCTACGATGAACTCCGTCGAAAACGGGAACTTCCCATCGTGGCCGGAGGGTTGCTGCGGCAGGCCGGGGATGTGGTCCAGGCCCTGCAAAACGGTGCCAGCGCCGTCTCGGTCAGCGGAGGGGATCTTTGGAATCTGGATCTTCAGATGAATCCATAA
- a CDS encoding ABC transporter substrate-binding protein, giving the protein MTAACGGQSDGQEAGDNKQVEIFSWWTGAGEEAGLNALIKLFEEKNSNIQVKNAAVAGGAGTNAKATLATRMQGDDPPDTFQVHGGSELNDSWVAAGKMEPLNDLYKEQGWMDKFPKELIDMVSKDGKIYSVPVNIHRGNVLWYNAKIFDENGIEPPASFDDFFKAAEKLKKKGITPLALGDKEPWGATHLLETVLLGKLGPEDYGKLWTGKLSFEDPKVKEALKTYKKMLTYTNKDHAARNWQDAAQMVAKGEAAMHVMGDWAKGYFTTDLKLKPGKDFGWTATPGTEGSFMVITDTFGLPKGAKNPKATQEWLRVLGSAEGQDVFNPLKGSIPARVDADVNKYDEYGKETIEQFRDAKLTPSLAHGSAAPEGFVTEADQAVNTFVTQGNVDRLAQTLKEKLEQAIQ; this is encoded by the coding sequence ATGACAGCGGCCTGCGGTGGGCAGTCCGATGGACAAGAAGCCGGGGACAACAAGCAGGTGGAGATTTTCAGCTGGTGGACGGGTGCCGGTGAAGAAGCCGGTCTGAACGCGCTGATCAAGTTGTTTGAAGAGAAGAACTCAAACATTCAAGTCAAAAATGCGGCGGTGGCCGGCGGTGCAGGCACCAATGCCAAGGCGACCTTGGCCACCCGCATGCAGGGGGATGATCCGCCGGACACCTTTCAGGTTCACGGAGGTTCGGAACTGAACGACAGCTGGGTGGCGGCGGGGAAGATGGAACCGCTGAACGATCTCTACAAGGAACAGGGATGGATGGATAAGTTCCCGAAAGAGCTGATCGACATGGTCAGCAAGGATGGGAAGATCTACTCGGTTCCGGTCAATATCCACCGGGGGAATGTTCTCTGGTACAACGCAAAGATTTTTGATGAAAACGGGATTGAACCGCCCGCAAGCTTTGATGATTTTTTCAAGGCGGCTGAGAAACTGAAAAAGAAAGGAATCACCCCCCTCGCCCTCGGTGACAAGGAACCCTGGGGAGCCACCCATCTGCTGGAGACGGTTCTGCTCGGGAAGCTGGGACCGGAGGATTACGGAAAATTGTGGACAGGGAAGCTCTCCTTCGAAGATCCGAAGGTGAAGGAGGCACTGAAAACCTACAAGAAGATGCTGACCTACACCAATAAGGACCACGCTGCCCGGAACTGGCAGGATGCCGCCCAGATGGTGGCTAAAGGGGAGGCCGCAATGCATGTGATGGGCGACTGGGCCAAGGGATATTTCACCACCGATCTCAAATTGAAGCCCGGGAAGGACTTCGGTTGGACCGCGACACCGGGCACCGAAGGCAGCTTCATGGTGATCACCGATACCTTCGGCCTTCCCAAAGGGGCCAAAAATCCGAAAGCGACACAAGAGTGGCTCCGGGTGTTGGGTTCGGCGGAAGGACAGGATGTTTTCAATCCCTTGAAGGGATCGATTCCGGCCCGGGTGGATGCCGATGTGAACAAATATGACGAATACGGGAAAGAGACGATCGAGCAGTTCAGAGATGCAAAATTGACACCCAGTCTGGCCCATGGCTCCGCCGCTCCGGAAGGATTTGTGACCGAGGCGGATCAGGCGGTCAACACCTTTGTCACCCAAGGGAATGTGGACCGACTGGCCCAGACGTTGAAAGAGAAACTGGAACAGGCGATTCAGTAA
- the rpoZ gene encoding DNA-directed RNA polymerase subunit omega, translated as MLYPSIDKLMSKADSKYTLVILAAKRARQLLDGATPDLQPRSHKHVGVALEEIVEDYLVPPPEAGGKKK; from the coding sequence ATGCTTTATCCGTCCATCGACAAATTGATGTCCAAAGCGGACAGCAAATACACACTGGTCATCCTGGCGGCGAAAAGGGCCCGTCAACTTCTGGACGGTGCCACCCCCGACCTGCAGCCCCGCTCCCATAAGCATGTGGGTGTGGCTCTGGAGGAGATTGTGGAAGATTATTTGGTACCGCCGCCGGAAGCCGGCGGGAAGAAAAAATAA
- a CDS encoding carbohydrate ABC transporter permease, with translation MEPLRSAQKTDDRPVTSVRTRTGINDKWVGFFLLLPSLLAIAVFVYGFIGWTGYVSLSDWNSLLPRMNWVGLENYRALFQDFRFQSDLRNTLVFTLFFIAACLVTGLTLAVLLDRKLKGEHLFRNIFIFPMALSFIVTGVVWQWIFNPSTGVNLFLNKLGFEEPPVWYVDTRIIPGVEWGQIQFGIPLALIAVVIAAIWQMSGFTMAMYLAGLRAIPDEIREAARVDGAGEWQVFRKVILPLLRPITLSVMIIQGHISLKIFDLVVAMTGPGANFVTDVPGVYMFETTFRGNHYAQGAAIAILMLLMVSVLIIPYLVSSMRKEAD, from the coding sequence GTGGAGCCGCTCCGATCGGCGCAAAAAACTGACGACCGTCCGGTCACTTCCGTCCGGACACGAACAGGGATCAATGATAAATGGGTGGGTTTCTTTTTGCTTCTTCCATCCCTCTTGGCGATCGCTGTGTTTGTATACGGGTTCATCGGGTGGACGGGTTATGTTTCCTTATCCGACTGGAATTCGCTGCTCCCCCGCATGAACTGGGTCGGCCTGGAAAACTATCGGGCGCTGTTCCAGGATTTTCGGTTTCAGTCCGATCTGAGAAACACCTTGGTGTTCACCCTCTTCTTCATTGCAGCCTGTCTGGTGACAGGGCTGACCCTCGCTGTCCTGCTGGATCGAAAACTGAAGGGGGAACATCTCTTCCGCAACATTTTCATCTTCCCGATGGCTCTCTCCTTCATTGTTACCGGGGTGGTTTGGCAATGGATCTTCAACCCTTCCACAGGGGTGAATCTCTTTTTGAACAAGCTGGGCTTTGAAGAGCCGCCGGTCTGGTATGTGGATACCCGGATCATTCCCGGAGTGGAGTGGGGACAGATCCAATTCGGCATCCCCCTGGCCCTGATTGCGGTGGTGATCGCGGCGATCTGGCAGATGTCCGGGTTTACGATGGCGATGTATCTCGCCGGATTGCGGGCGATTCCCGACGAGATCCGGGAAGCGGCCCGGGTGGACGGAGCCGGGGAATGGCAGGTGTTCAGAAAGGTGATTCTCCCTCTCCTGCGGCCGATCACGCTCAGTGTGATGATCATCCAGGGTCATATTTCGCTGAAAATCTTTGACCTGGTGGTGGCGATGACCGGTCCGGGGGCCAACTTTGTAACCGATGTTCCCGGGGTCTACATGTTTGAGACCACCTTCCGGGGCAACCACTATGCCCAGGGGGCGGCCATTGCGATCCTGATGTTGCTCATGGTGTCGGTCCTGATCATCCCGTATCTGGTCTCCTCCATGAGAAAGGAGGCGGACTGA
- a CDS encoding GntR family transcriptional regulator has translation MDDSRPIFVQIAERIENDIIAGELPEESQVPSKNQFASFYQINPATAAKGVTLLVDQGILYKKRGIGMFVATGARAKLLEKRKQQFFEQYVLTTVQEAEKLGITMEQLTDMIRRGVETR, from the coding sequence ATGGATGACAGCCGTCCGATTTTTGTGCAAATTGCTGAACGGATCGAAAACGACATCATTGCGGGGGAACTGCCTGAAGAATCGCAGGTTCCATCCAAGAATCAGTTTGCATCCTTTTACCAGATCAATCCGGCGACGGCGGCAAAAGGTGTCACTCTGTTGGTGGACCAAGGAATTCTATATAAAAAGCGGGGGATCGGCATGTTCGTGGCCACAGGCGCCCGGGCAAAACTGCTGGAGAAACGGAAACAACAGTTTTTTGAACAGTATGTCCTGACCACGGTTCAAGAGGCGGAAAAGCTGGGAATCACGATGGAACAATTGACCGACATGATTCGAAGAGGGGTTGAAACCAGATGA
- a CDS encoding carbohydrate ABC transporter permease: MKFKPGRIVTYLLLILAAAFFLTPVYVMVATSFKGLEEATLDRMWELPSSLNWESYAIAWEKLSPHLMNSLYLAIPATLFSALLGSINGYVLSKWRFRGSDLLFTLILFGMFIPYQSILIPMIRFLQEIQLYNSIPGLIFVHVIYGIPITTLIFRNFYAGIPDEILEAAQIDGNGILGIYRRIILPLSIPGFVVVGIWQFTQVWNEFLFAVTLTSTAQHPVMVALQNLSGSQIVQWNIQMAGALLAALPTLLIYVLLGRYFIRGLLAGSLKG, from the coding sequence ATGAAGTTCAAACCGGGCCGAATCGTCACCTATCTTTTGCTCATCCTGGCAGCCGCCTTCTTTCTGACTCCGGTGTATGTGATGGTGGCGACCAGTTTCAAGGGACTGGAGGAGGCCACTCTGGATCGGATGTGGGAGTTGCCTTCCTCCCTGAATTGGGAGAGTTACGCCATCGCCTGGGAGAAGCTGTCGCCCCATCTGATGAACAGTCTCTACTTGGCGATTCCCGCCACCCTCTTCTCCGCCCTGTTGGGTTCCATCAACGGGTATGTCCTGTCCAAATGGCGGTTCAGAGGGTCGGATCTCCTGTTCACCCTGATCTTGTTCGGTATGTTCATCCCCTATCAGAGTATCCTGATTCCGATGATTCGTTTTCTGCAGGAGATTCAGCTGTATAATTCGATTCCGGGCTTGATCTTCGTCCATGTGATCTACGGGATTCCGATCACCACCCTGATCTTCCGCAATTTTTACGCCGGGATTCCCGATGAGATCCTGGAGGCGGCGCAAATCGACGGAAACGGCATCCTGGGCATTTACCGGCGAATCATTCTGCCCCTGTCGATTCCCGGTTTTGTGGTGGTGGGCATCTGGCAGTTCACCCAAGTCTGGAATGAGTTCCTGTTTGCCGTCACCCTGACGAGCACTGCCCAGCATCCGGTGATGGTGGCCTTGCAAAATCTGTCCGGCAGCCAGATTGTCCAGTGGAACATCCAGATGGCGGGAGCCCTGCTGGCGGCGCTGCCCACCCTGCTCATCTATGTATTGCTGGGCCGTTACTTTATCCGGGGACTGTTGGCGGGCTCTTTGAAAGGATAA
- the glpK gene encoding glycerol kinase GlpK — MDEIKEGVALGKETFILAIDQGTTSTRAMLFDRKGSIRGVSQQEFTQLYPQPGWVEHDAEEIWESTRQVLKGLFQESEIHPDQVAGIGITNQRETAVIWDKNSGKPIYPAIVWQSRQTAEICEELKQRGLENTFREKTGLVVDAYFSGTKVKWILDHVEGARARAERGELLFGTIDSWLIWNLTGGKVHVTDYTNASRTLMYNIHELDWDDELLQILDVPRQILPQVQPSSGVYGTTVESEFFGRQVPIAGVAGDQQAALFGQACFASGTAKNTYGTGCFMLMNTGERAVESSHGLLTTIAWGVDGKVEYALEGSIFVAGAAIQWLRDGLKILEKASDSEACARRLASNEGVYLVPAFVGLGAPYWDMDARGAIFGLTRGTGRDHFARAALESLAYQTKDVVHAMEQDAGIRLQELNVDGGAALNNFLMQFQSDLLNVTVKRPTVNETTALGAAYLAGLAVGYWNDKEMIRQNRAVDAEFHPHMSAEDRSALYTGWQDAVSRTMTRPQVKI; from the coding sequence ATGGATGAGATAAAGGAGGGAGTCGCTTTGGGGAAGGAAACATTTATCTTGGCGATCGATCAGGGGACGACCAGCACCCGGGCCATGCTCTTCGATCGGAAGGGGAGCATCCGGGGAGTCTCCCAGCAGGAATTCACCCAGCTGTACCCTCAGCCGGGCTGGGTGGAGCATGATGCGGAGGAGATCTGGGAGTCCACCCGCCAGGTGTTGAAGGGATTGTTTCAGGAGAGTGAGATCCATCCCGACCAGGTGGCCGGGATCGGGATCACCAACCAGCGGGAGACCGCTGTCATCTGGGATAAAAACAGCGGCAAGCCGATCTATCCCGCCATCGTCTGGCAGAGCCGCCAGACCGCGGAAATCTGTGAAGAGCTGAAACAGCGGGGGTTGGAGAACACCTTTCGGGAGAAAACCGGGCTGGTGGTGGATGCCTATTTCTCCGGAACCAAAGTGAAATGGATCCTGGATCATGTGGAGGGGGCCCGGGCACGGGCGGAGCGGGGGGAACTGCTCTTCGGAACCATCGACAGCTGGCTGATCTGGAACCTGACCGGGGGCAAGGTGCATGTGACGGACTACACCAATGCTTCCCGCACCCTGATGTACAATATTCATGAGCTGGACTGGGATGATGAGCTGTTGCAGATCCTGGATGTGCCCCGTCAAATCCTGCCGCAGGTACAGCCTTCCAGCGGTGTCTACGGCACCACGGTGGAAAGTGAGTTTTTCGGCCGGCAGGTTCCCATTGCCGGGGTGGCGGGAGACCAGCAGGCGGCGCTGTTCGGTCAAGCCTGCTTTGCTTCCGGCACGGCCAAGAACACCTATGGTACCGGTTGCTTCATGTTGATGAACACCGGGGAGAGGGCGGTGGAATCTTCCCACGGTCTGTTGACCACCATCGCCTGGGGCGTGGACGGAAAGGTGGAATACGCCCTGGAAGGGAGCATCTTCGTGGCCGGAGCGGCGATTCAGTGGCTGCGTGACGGTCTCAAAATTTTGGAGAAGGCCTCCGATTCCGAGGCCTGCGCCCGCCGCCTCGCCTCCAATGAAGGGGTTTATCTCGTTCCGGCCTTTGTCGGGTTGGGTGCCCCCTATTGGGACATGGATGCCCGGGGAGCCATCTTCGGACTGACCCGGGGAACGGGACGGGATCATTTTGCCCGGGCGGCGCTGGAGTCCCTGGCATACCAGACCAAGGATGTAGTGCACGCCATGGAACAGGACGCGGGAATCCGGTTGCAGGAGCTTAATGTGGATGGTGGTGCCGCTCTCAACAACTTCCTGATGCAATTTCAGAGCGATCTTCTGAATGTGACGGTGAAGCGGCCCACCGTCAACGAGACGACCGCCCTGGGAGCGGCCTATCTGGCGGGTCTGGCGGTGGGCTATTGGAACGACAAGGAGATGATTCGGCAAAACCGGGCGGTGGACGCCGAATTCCATCCCCATATGTCCGCCGAGGACCGGTCCGCCCTTTATACGGGGTGGCAGGATGCCGTCAGCCGCACCATGACCCGGCCGCAGGTGAAAATCTGA
- the gmk gene encoding guanylate kinase, whose translation MGIQINGKGLLIVLSGPSGAGKGTVCSALRQQAPELVYSVSATTRPPREGEVEGISYFFKTRKEFRRMIDQGELLEWARYVDNYYGTPRRFVEERLNEGKDVLLEIEVQGAKQVKECFPEAVFIFLLPPSMDELHARIKGRGTESEQVMTDRMQAAREELNQIHSYDYVVVNDEVARACHHIRSILVAEHHRRDRIFKEQPDWLEGI comes from the coding sequence ATGGGTATTCAAATCAACGGCAAGGGATTGTTGATCGTCTTGTCCGGCCCGTCGGGAGCCGGAAAAGGAACGGTGTGCTCCGCATTGAGACAGCAGGCACCGGAACTGGTATACTCCGTGTCCGCCACCACCCGTCCACCCCGGGAGGGGGAAGTGGAGGGAATCAGTTATTTCTTTAAAACCCGGAAAGAGTTCAGGCGGATGATCGATCAGGGTGAACTGCTGGAATGGGCACGATACGTGGACAATTACTATGGAACCCCGCGCCGGTTTGTGGAGGAACGCCTCAATGAAGGGAAGGACGTGTTGCTGGAAATCGAGGTGCAGGGTGCCAAGCAAGTGAAGGAATGCTTTCCGGAAGCGGTGTTTATTTTTCTGCTTCCGCCGTCGATGGATGAACTCCATGCCCGCATCAAAGGCCGCGGAACGGAGTCGGAACAGGTGATGACGGATCGGATGCAGGCGGCACGCGAGGAACTGAACCAAATTCATTCCTATGATTATGTGGTGGTCAACGATGAAGTGGCCCGTGCCTGTCACCACATCCGTTCCATCCTGGTGGCCGAACACCATCGGCGGGACCGGATCTTCAAAGAACAACCTGATTGGTTGGAGGGAATCTGA
- a CDS encoding glycerol-3-phosphate dehydrogenase/oxidase: protein MQFSAHHRTRLLEEMQAEPLDLLVIGGGITGAGIAWDAASRGLSVGLVEKGDYAGGTSSRSTKLIHGGLRYLKQMEIQLVKEVGRERALLYERAPHLVLPRPMLLPIYKGGTYGQFASSIGLWLYDRLAGVKREERRRMLSREETLEREPLLTEKGLKGSGLYVEYRTDDARLTLEVMKTAFSLGAKTVNYAEAESFTYDGDRMTGAQVRDRVTGQTYRIQAREVVNAAGPWVDELRKQDGSLKGKRLHLTKGVHLVVPHERLPLGQPIYFDVPDGRMIFAIPRGRVTYIGTTDTDYNGPIDSPQLTPQDRDYLLEGVNHIFPGVGLTPEDVESGWAGLRPLIHEEGKSPSELSRKDEIFESPTGLITIAGGKLTGFRKMAERVVDLVCRRLEQAGRISFTPCRTDRLSILGGGDLGGDGFVRFREEWMEKLNEGGLSGERADELIHLYGTQVEKVWERAGRSADNILDAQLQHAVEEEMTVTPEDFLIRRTGDLYFHRRRAEMEAPEVTERMAQWFNWSESEREEQEHRVRQELEHTRPQPVPAAE from the coding sequence ATGCAATTTTCCGCTCATCACCGGACCCGTCTGCTGGAAGAGATGCAGGCGGAACCGCTGGATCTCTTGGTGATCGGCGGCGGAATTACCGGAGCCGGGATCGCCTGGGATGCGGCATCCCGCGGTCTTTCCGTCGGCCTCGTGGAAAAGGGGGATTACGCCGGCGGAACCAGCAGCCGCTCCACCAAATTGATTCACGGCGGATTGCGCTATTTGAAACAGATGGAGATCCAATTGGTGAAAGAGGTGGGGAGGGAGCGGGCTCTCCTGTATGAACGGGCCCCCCACCTCGTCCTTCCCCGTCCGATGCTGCTCCCGATATATAAGGGGGGCACTTACGGGCAGTTTGCCTCTTCCATCGGTCTCTGGCTCTATGATCGGTTGGCGGGAGTCAAGAGGGAGGAGCGGCGCAGGATGCTATCCCGGGAGGAGACTCTGGAGCGGGAGCCGTTGCTGACGGAAAAAGGATTGAAAGGATCGGGGCTCTATGTGGAGTACCGCACCGATGACGCCCGCCTCACCCTGGAAGTGATGAAGACGGCTTTTTCCCTCGGGGCGAAAACGGTCAACTACGCCGAAGCGGAATCCTTCACCTATGACGGGGACAGGATGACGGGAGCCCAGGTTCGGGATCGTGTCACCGGTCAGACGTACCGGATCCAAGCCCGGGAGGTGGTGAACGCCGCCGGTCCCTGGGTGGATGAGCTGCGCAAACAGGACGGCTCCTTAAAGGGCAAACGCCTGCACCTGACAAAGGGGGTTCACCTGGTGGTGCCCCATGAACGCTTGCCCCTGGGGCAACCGATCTACTTTGATGTGCCCGACGGCCGGATGATCTTTGCCATTCCCAGAGGGAGGGTCACCTATATCGGAACGACGGACACCGATTACAACGGCCCGATCGATTCCCCGCAGCTGACCCCGCAGGATCGGGACTACCTGTTGGAGGGAGTCAACCATATCTTCCCCGGTGTCGGCCTGACGCCGGAGGACGTGGAATCCGGGTGGGCGGGCCTCCGTCCCCTCATCCATGAAGAGGGAAAAAGCCCCTCCGAGTTGTCCAGGAAGGATGAGATCTTCGAATCGCCCACGGGACTGATCACCATCGCCGGGGGCAAACTGACCGGATTCCGCAAGATGGCGGAACGGGTGGTGGATCTGGTGTGCCGTCGGCTGGAACAGGCGGGGCGGATCTCCTTCACCCCCTGTCGCACCGACCGCCTCTCCATCCTGGGGGGCGGCGATTTGGGCGGAGACGGATTTGTCCGCTTCCGGGAAGAGTGGATGGAGAAATTGAATGAAGGGGGTCTTTCCGGGGAGCGGGCCGATGAGCTGATCCACCTCTACGGCACCCAGGTGGAAAAGGTGTGGGAGCGAGCCGGTCGCTCGGCGGATAACATCTTGGATGCCCAGCTGCAACACGCTGTTGAAGAGGAGATGACAGTCACCCCTGAGGACTTTCTCATCCGACGGACAGGTGATCTCTACTTTCATCGCCGCCGGGCGGAAATGGAAGCCCCGGAAGTGACGGAGCGAATGGCACAGTGGTTCAATTGGAGCGAAAGTGAACGGGAGGAACAGGAGCACCGGGTGCGGCAAGAGCTGGAACATACCCGGCCGCAGCCGGTTCCTGCCGCCGAATAA
- a CDS encoding YicC/YloC family endoribonuclease: MSETKIRSMTGYGRGESDAEGIRFTVEVRSVNHRFLELAVKLPSGWGALEEEVKRQVRRWVRRGRVDVTVTLEGDGAASRKLTVDWEAADSLLQASRELRERLGITGELTLRDLLHHPEVLKAEEQMPDPEVWKAPLLTAVEQACQSLGGMRRREGRVLAEDLMHRTGVLAQRVEEIRSRAPQVVSDYRRRLEERIRELLGGVDPEPDRLLTEAALFADKADIQEELTRLSSHIGQFREALRQEKPVGRRLEFLLQEMNREINTIGSKANDAQIAEKVVDSKSELEKMREQVQNIE, translated from the coding sequence ATGAGTGAAACCAAGATTCGAAGCATGACCGGTTACGGACGGGGGGAATCGGATGCCGAAGGAATTCGGTTTACGGTGGAGGTTCGTTCCGTCAATCACCGGTTTTTGGAGCTGGCGGTGAAGTTGCCCTCCGGGTGGGGAGCCCTGGAGGAGGAAGTGAAGCGGCAGGTGCGTCGGTGGGTCCGGCGGGGACGGGTGGATGTGACCGTCACCCTGGAGGGGGACGGGGCCGCCTCCAGGAAGCTGACAGTGGATTGGGAAGCGGCAGACTCCCTCCTGCAGGCATCCCGGGAATTGAGGGAGCGGTTGGGGATCACCGGGGAGCTCACCCTCAGAGATCTTCTCCATCACCCGGAAGTGCTGAAGGCGGAAGAACAGATGCCGGATCCAGAAGTATGGAAGGCTCCCTTGCTGACGGCGGTGGAGCAAGCATGTCAATCCCTGGGCGGCATGCGAAGGCGGGAAGGAAGGGTGTTGGCGGAAGATTTGATGCACCGTACCGGGGTTTTGGCCCAAAGGGTGGAGGAAATCAGGAGCCGGGCCCCCCAAGTGGTGTCGGATTACCGCAGAAGACTGGAGGAGCGGATCCGGGAGCTGTTGGGCGGTGTCGATCCGGAGCCCGACCGTCTGCTGACGGAAGCAGCCCTCTTTGCGGACAAAGCGGACATTCAGGAAGAGTTGACCCGCCTGTCCAGCCATATTGGACAATTCAGGGAGGCCCTCCGACAAGAAAAGCCCGTCGGAAGACGGTTGGAGTTTCTCCTGCAAGAGATGAACCGCGAGATCAACACCATCGGATCCAAGGCAAATGATGCCCAAATTGCGGAAAAAGTGGTCGATTCCAAGAGCGAACTGGAAAAAATGAGAGAACAAGTGCAAAATATCGAGTAA
- a CDS encoding DUF3817 domain-containing protein, whose amino-acid sequence MLNTPLGRFRVVSLIEGLSFLVLLGIAMPLKYFADIPTGVTLVGWIHGVLFVLYIAAVVHVTLTDGWSLKRVTGALIASLLPFGPFVFDARLRRERKW is encoded by the coding sequence TTGCTGAACACGCCCCTGGGCCGCTTTCGTGTGGTCAGCCTGATCGAAGGGCTTTCCTTCCTTGTTTTGCTGGGGATAGCGATGCCCTTGAAGTATTTCGCCGACATCCCAACAGGAGTCACCCTTGTCGGCTGGATCCATGGTGTCCTGTTCGTTCTGTATATCGCCGCCGTCGTCCACGTCACCCTCACCGATGGGTGGTCACTCAAACGGGTGACGGGGGCCTTGATCGCCTCGCTCCTCCCCTTTGGTCCCTTCGTCTTCGATGCCCGCTTGAGACGGGAGCGGAAATGGTGA
- a CDS encoding MIP/aquaporin family protein encodes MDRKLRGECLSEFVGTFILIFLGCGTVAGLTLNEVELGQWEVSLLWGLAVTLAIYVTGAVSGTHINPAVTITNAVFRGFPWKSVIPYIVSQVAGAFAGAAAVYGLYRGAFTQWEKTEQVVRGSAESVETAGVFSTYPASFLSNFDAFLVEFSITAILLIVILAVVDDRNPLLPALHNLGPLVIGLTVAVIGGSFGSLTGFALNPARDFGPKLFAWLAGWDSVALPAPAGYFWVPILGPILGGLAGALVYDFMVRRYLQRREELPARTGEDVDA; translated from the coding sequence TTGGACAGAAAGCTCAGGGGAGAATGTCTTTCTGAATTTGTCGGTACCTTTATCCTGATCTTTCTCGGTTGCGGAACCGTGGCCGGGCTGACTCTGAACGAGGTGGAACTGGGGCAGTGGGAAGTCTCTTTGCTCTGGGGTCTGGCGGTTACCCTGGCCATCTATGTGACCGGAGCCGTCTCCGGCACTCACATCAATCCGGCGGTGACGATCACCAATGCTGTCTTTCGCGGGTTTCCCTGGAAGAGTGTCATCCCTTACATCGTCTCCCAGGTGGCAGGGGCCTTTGCGGGAGCAGCCGCGGTCTACGGCCTGTACAGGGGAGCCTTCACCCAATGGGAGAAGACGGAACAAGTGGTGCGGGGTTCAGCGGAAAGTGTGGAAACCGCCGGTGTTTTTTCCACCTATCCGGCCTCATTTCTTTCCAACTTCGACGCTTTTCTGGTGGAGTTCTCCATCACCGCCATCTTGTTGATCGTGATCCTGGCCGTGGTGGATGACCGAAATCCGCTCCTGCCCGCTTTGCACAATCTGGGTCCCCTCGTCATCGGGCTGACCGTGGCCGTGATCGGAGGTTCCTTCGGGAGTTTGACCGGCTTTGCCCTCAACCCGGCACGGGACTTCGGCCCCAAGCTGTTTGCCTGGCTGGCCGGGTGGGACTCCGTGGCTCTGCCCGCACCGGCGGGATATTTCTGGGTTCCCATCCTGGGCCCGATCCTGGGGGGATTGGCGGGAGCTCTGGTCTACGATTTCATGGTCCGCCGTTACCTGCAAAGGAGGGAGGAGCTCCCGGCGCGAACCGGGGAGGATGTGGATGCTTGA
- the remA gene encoding extracellular matrix/biofilm regulator RemA produces MSIKLINIGFGNIVSANRIISIVSPDSAPIKRIIQEARDRGALIDATYGRRTRAVIVTDSDHVILSAVQPETVAHRLASKDTAEDMED; encoded by the coding sequence TTGAGTATCAAACTGATAAATATCGGTTTCGGCAATATTGTGTCCGCCAACCGCATTATCTCGATCGTCAGTCCGGATTCGGCTCCGATCAAGCGGATTATCCAGGAGGCCCGGGATCGCGGGGCGTTGATTGACGCTACATACGGCCGCCGCACCCGGGCTGTGATCGTCACGGACAGCGACCATGTGATTCTGTCCGCCGTCCAACCGGAGACCGTGGCCCATCGTCTGGCCAGCAAAGATACGGCAGAGGATATGGAAGATTAG